The Geobacillus stearothermophilus ATCC 12980 genome contains a region encoding:
- a CDS encoding Crp/Fnr family transcriptional regulator yields the protein MANHWMKDRLKAVPLFRELSDYELDSLVAISHVRVYKPRTFVFMQGDPLERVYFIHSGTVKIYKTDFSGKEQIVSILQTGEMFPHAGFFLKGTYPAHAEVVEEATLIAIPIHDFEQVLMASPELCIKLFRVMGEKIVDLQNRLEAQVLHNTYEQIVLLLLRLTRTNAVKQGKWHRLTAHVTNRELANMIGTARETVSRTLSQLKRKGLIDVDEHGFYLIDREGLEQEIFF from the coding sequence ATGGCGAACCATTGGATGAAAGACCGCTTAAAAGCTGTTCCGTTGTTTCGTGAACTGTCCGATTACGAGCTTGATTCGCTGGTTGCCATTTCCCACGTGCGCGTTTACAAGCCGCGGACGTTTGTCTTTATGCAAGGCGACCCGTTAGAACGTGTCTATTTCATTCATTCCGGCACGGTAAAAATTTATAAAACGGACTTCAGCGGGAAAGAACAAATCGTTTCGATTTTGCAGACGGGAGAAATGTTTCCGCATGCCGGCTTTTTCTTAAAAGGCACCTATCCGGCCCACGCCGAAGTGGTCGAGGAAGCGACATTGATCGCGATCCCGATCCACGATTTCGAACAAGTGCTGATGGCGAGCCCTGAACTTTGCATAAAACTGTTCCGCGTCATGGGCGAAAAAATCGTCGACTTGCAAAACCGGCTTGAGGCGCAAGTGCTCCATAATACGTACGAACAAATCGTGCTGCTTTTGTTGCGGCTGACGCGCACGAACGCCGTCAAACAAGGGAAGTGGCACCGTCTCACCGCCCATGTGACGAACCGCGAGCTGGCCAACATGATCGGCACCGCCCGGGAAACGGTCAGCCGGACGTTGAGCCAGCTGAAACGGAAAGGGCTGATTGACGTCGACGAACACGGCTTTTATTTGATTGACCGCGAAGGGCTCGAACAAGAAATCTTTTTCTAA
- a CDS encoding DUF2249 domain-containing protein, with amino-acid sequence MILDNRGLEPPQPMMRTLAALAKLNPGETLTIINDRRPMFLYEQLDELGYRHETVAREDGSFEIRITKG; translated from the coding sequence ATGATCCTCGATAACCGCGGACTCGAGCCGCCGCAGCCGATGATGCGGACGCTCGCTGCCCTCGCGAAGCTGAATCCTGGGGAGACGCTGACGATCATTAACGACCGCCGCCCGATGTTTTTGTACGAACAGCTTGACGAGCTCGGCTACCGGCACGAGACGGTCGCACGCGAAGACGGCAGCTTTGAAATCCGCATTACGAAAGGATGA
- a CDS encoding metal-sulfur cluster assembly factor — MDVRELAIQQLKTVLDPELGINVVDLGLIYDLKIEDGHINVLMTLTTPGCPLHDSIAGGVKRALEHIDGIRDVRVQVTWNPPWTPERMSEEALRQLGHFS; from the coding sequence ATGGATGTCCGCGAACTTGCCATTCAACAGCTGAAAACGGTCCTTGATCCGGAGCTCGGCATTAACGTCGTCGATTTAGGGTTGATTTATGACTTAAAAATCGAAGATGGGCATATCAATGTCCTGATGACGCTCACGACCCCCGGCTGCCCGCTTCACGACTCGATCGCCGGCGGCGTCAAACGGGCGCTTGAGCACATTGACGGCATCCGTGACGTGCGCGTCCAAGTGACATGGAACCCGCCATGGACGCCGGAGCGAATGAGCGAAGAAGCGCTCCGGCAGCTTGGGCATTTTTCTTGA
- a CDS encoding DUF2249 domain-containing protein: protein MGVTIELDVREDLRQKREPFEKIMNAIKPLQPGDTFILHAPFKPLPLFPIMKAKGFTYEAEQIEKKHWKVTFVKQGG from the coding sequence ATGGGTGTGACGATTGAACTCGATGTGCGCGAAGATTTGCGGCAGAAACGTGAGCCGTTTGAAAAAATTATGAACGCCATCAAACCGCTGCAGCCGGGCGATACGTTCATTTTGCACGCTCCATTCAAGCCGCTGCCGCTGTTTCCGATTATGAAAGCGAAAGGGTTTACGTACGAGGCCGAACAAATCGAAAAAAAACATTGGAAAGTAACGTTTGTGAAGCAGGGGGGATGA
- a CDS encoding membrane protein: protein MSNVFPTRTGTETDVRLPFSFIMFAVLAFAASQLMLLGAIPSLSSGAFRLPFVWAAAHLALLGFALMTAMGAMYQLVPVAFLTPIWSERLGFWQFAITALGIVTFAASLAFTPNQAFLPGLLLLFGIVLFVWQMAMTLKQQKNKTIMTLFVATSLLFLLLTGAAGGLLAFHFFAATGANSHETVFGLHVLFGLCGWFTLLIIGFSYKMVPMFSLAHGFSLRPARYVYALYISGIAVAFASLFLRSHAWLAAGAALLMSGFLVFAWHIRAILQKRMKKTLDRPFRFSLSAIVIGLVLHVAAFVAIVVGSGRLLGIIVYLFIVGWILFSIVGYLFKIVPFLWWTHRYSEKVGQQNVPTLKQMMNERAVTVQCRLWLFALALAAVALAVASVPLFAITQVLLAGLSVAFAGTILTVFRK, encoded by the coding sequence ATGAGCAACGTGTTTCCTACTCGCACGGGGACGGAAACAGACGTCCGTCTTCCGTTCTCGTTTATCATGTTCGCCGTGTTGGCGTTCGCCGCATCGCAGCTTATGTTGCTTGGAGCGATTCCCTCACTTAGCAGCGGCGCGTTCCGGCTGCCGTTCGTATGGGCGGCGGCCCACCTGGCGTTGCTTGGCTTTGCATTGATGACGGCCATGGGGGCGATGTACCAGCTCGTTCCGGTCGCCTTTTTGACGCCGATTTGGAGCGAGCGGCTCGGTTTTTGGCAGTTTGCGATCACCGCTCTCGGCATCGTCACCTTTGCCGCCAGTTTAGCGTTTACGCCAAACCAAGCGTTTCTCCCTGGCTTGCTTCTGCTGTTCGGCATCGTGCTGTTTGTCTGGCAAATGGCGATGACATTAAAACAACAAAAAAACAAAACGATCATGACGCTGTTTGTCGCGACTTCCTTGTTGTTTTTGCTGCTGACGGGCGCCGCTGGAGGGCTGCTTGCCTTTCACTTTTTCGCCGCCACAGGCGCCAACAGTCATGAAACGGTGTTCGGCTTGCATGTGCTGTTCGGGCTGTGCGGCTGGTTCACACTTCTCATCATAGGCTTTTCGTACAAAATGGTACCGATGTTCTCGCTCGCCCACGGCTTTTCGCTGCGGCCGGCGCGTTACGTCTATGCGCTGTACATCAGCGGGATTGCGGTGGCGTTCGCCAGCTTATTCTTGCGAAGCCACGCATGGCTTGCAGCCGGTGCAGCCTTGCTCATGAGCGGATTCCTTGTTTTCGCCTGGCATATCCGCGCCATTTTGCAAAAGCGGATGAAAAAAACGCTTGACCGCCCGTTCCGCTTTTCGCTTTCGGCCATCGTCATCGGCCTTGTGCTGCACGTTGCCGCCTTTGTCGCCATCGTCGTCGGCAGCGGACGGCTGCTTGGCATCATTGTTTATCTATTCATTGTCGGCTGGATTCTCTTCAGCATCGTCGGCTATTTGTTCAAAATCGTGCCGTTTTTATGGTGGACGCATCGCTACAGCGAAAAAGTCGGCCAACAAAACGTGCCGACGTTAAAACAAATGATGAATGAACGAGCCGTCACCGTCCAATGCCGCCTATGGCTTTTCGCCCTCGCGCTGGCGGCCGTTGCGCTTGCTGTCGCGAGCGTGCCGCTGTTCGCCATCACTCAAGTACTGTTGGCTGGATTAAGCGTTGCCTTTGCCGGAACGATTTTAACGGTCTTCCGAAAATAA